DNA sequence from the Oryza brachyantha chromosome 5, ObraRS2, whole genome shotgun sequence genome:
AGTTCGACGCTGCTTGCTAACACAAACTGAGATACGAAGATTCTCCACAGCTCAAACCATGAGACACGGCGACGCAATTTGCTAATTGCTAGTACTAGCCCAATTCCATTGGCAACAATATCTACCCCTGAAATTCCGAAGATTTCGCGATCATCTAGCAATCATACGCATCAACTAGAGAGATACCACAACCGACAAACAAACTCCGCGGGGCAGACAGAGCCCCCAATCCACTAAAGTTTTTCGCTTTCTTCCCTTTCACACCAAAAGAGTTTACGGGATCGTACCGTGTGAGATGCTCGTGTGGCCGGTCGATCGGCAGTAGCCGCAGGTCGTGCGGCGCCGGCCGTAGTCGATCACCACCGactccccgccgcccccgcctccgggcccggcggccgaggcggcgccgctgctgctggcgcCGTCGGCCATCATCAAAGCGCGGCGGGGCGCCCCGTCCCGGCGGGCGCGCCGGAGGCTAAGACGAGACGAGGGGCTCCGCGGCGTGGGATGGGCGGCGAATCGGCTGGGTCCCCGGATCTGGTTAGGGCGAAGAGCTGGAACCGGAAGTGGGATGCGTGCTCCAGTGTTTCATAGAAGAATGGACGTGGAACAAGTCTCCTACCTCCAGCAGAGAAGCCCAAAAGGCCAAAACCCATCCATAgtttttccttcctttccatttttttaagtttttccttccttcccatttttttaattatgaggGAATAGGAATATAGGATACTACGTCACGTAGGTTTAACCTTGTTTATTTGCTGCCAGCATGGAGAAGCAAAGTTATGCGgggtttcagttttttgaggGCCTGTTTGATATGCCTTTGGCTTCTGCTCCTAACTCTAATTTATTTGGAACCAGAATTGTACCAAatgatacatatttttaaactcctagaaaatgaactatagGGATTGAGCTGATTTTTTCTGCTCCACAGCTCCACTCCACGCTAAAAGATCTactatcatttattattttattgtaattactCGAATTTGTCACTCATGTACCCTAATTTGTTCTCTTCGTTTACGGAAGCATAGGATGGTTCGTAGCGGCGTTGGCGTGTGTAGGACTTGGCGGTGGTGCTCGCGACACGATAGATTTATACCATAGCATGTTATTTTGTGCTCATTTCATTTATGGTTATGACAatgctactatatattattactaaatatttatattatgtgtTAATTGCCATgtagtattttataaccatataGTTGTGTtgttcatatttaaaaaataatcaatatttaattacatgaaaaagaaacataattaaattatggctTAATTATGACTACACATAATCCGCAAGGGTATCATCTAGTTCTAGAACATACCACAGAAGTAGCTCTCACtggagttaaaatttgaagctAGGATCTGAAGTTCAGATCCCTACCAAACGGGCCTCTTAGATAGCGAAATTTATTCCGATCTTTCTTTAGAGAAATCTAGGATTATATGATGTGGGCCGCGTTCAGTCCTGGGGCTAAGTTATCTAAACCCCTTCATTTTTCATGTGCAtgcttctcgaactgctaaacggtgtatttttttgcaaaaaatttctgtagaaaagttgttttaaaaaatcatattaatctattttatattttaaaatcattaataattaattaatcatgtactaatctctTACACGTTTTCCTcgccagataactaaccctcccCACCCCCACTCCCAAACGTCGCCGTGGTCATGAGCgactataaataataaaattacaagttaattaaaaataaaaactacataAAAGCGTTACCTTAATGTCAGatataacacttatggctaatacTTCATCTATGATCAGAGAGAATTACAAAaccagattattttttttcaattggaGGGTGCTCAGATTTACGGCCATCTACCATCTCTAGTCAGTGAACAAATCGATTTGGGGGAGAAATCCAATGCGAGAGGCCGAGAGCCCATCCGCAATTTGATATTACACATTATGCAAAGACCATCAGACCGCATTACAGGTATGCTGCCCTTGGCCCATGTTCGACTCCCAAAACTCGCTCACCCTTCTTCTTTGAGCAAGTTTAatcttataatcataagcataGACCATATTATCTAAAGTTATtcatataatcatatataaagtatataattACTGGCTATTAACTCAATAAACAAGAGACTAATTTACATTAGCAATATTTAACAATCTTTTTTACCGTATACCAATGGTCCCCGGTCTCATGGATACGCATGGTTCATTGATCATTTACGTCCCAATATTTATTAGACCAGAAATGTTGAACTAGCTAATTAGGTGAAAGGCTTGCAGACTAGCTATGTCATTTGTTCTTCCACAGTCAATATAAGACTATTTAATATCTTATGAATGGTGTTTCTGTTTCTCTTCCTCAGTAAAGACTGTAACAATGTCTGGTGGTATTTTTCCAGTTCCAAGATTTTAATTAGCATATCTCAAAAGTGGAGATTTTTGGAGTGGTGTATATGGAAATTTTCCAACCTTTTGTCCACAACTAGCTgagcatattaaaaaaaaaccacaaaaattGTCATGCCAACATGTTCGTTGTTATTGTTGTGAAAATGATGTTGCAAAATCTTTAGGGTCTCTACGGAATAAGTCAGGGCAAATCCTTTGGAACTCAAAATGCAAGGGtctaatgttttttttggatggTCTATAGGAAAAGAGTACATGAATTTAGAGTGGGTCGAACAGGAGATATTTCCTCTCGACGCTACCACGTATGcaatattttctctaaaattcaaatggaCCGAACCATTTCATGTAGAGACATAGTAGGGACCattcctttgttccaaaatgccctgaaaagaaaaggacatggtatttattcaaaattgGAAATGCTGGGCTCTACCTCTGCCACCCGTTGTCAAGCTGGTCTGACTCTGGACTCGAGCATGCACTTCGAACTTTGAATGGTAGGACATTCCAGGATCGGTTTATTCTCGATTTAAGTCATACTCATGATTCTCATGGCAAGTATATATTACTGATGGACGGCATCCCTTACATAAGTTAATATCTTCATTGAGCTGCAATGTGGCTGCTCCATTAGCTAAGAACAAACTCGATAGCTTATTGATGTTTGGTTCCAATTCCTTACTAAACATACTTTCTGGGGAAATAATATGTACAGAACTGAATACAGCAAACACCAGCAGGCCGCAGCTGTTACGGCTAAATCCATGTAAGGAACAGGATACATCAAGCTTGCCATCAATGTATTGCAGTACCTGATAACTCTTTCATGATGTATTCATCTTGAAACCCAGGCTCATGAGCAACTGTTGCAGGGCCTTCCAACCCCAAAGCAGCTCATGTTCAAAAGCACCGGTCCACCGGTTTTCTACTGGAACACCATCATCATCCGTACTTTCGGCATAACCGTCATCAGCATACGTTGCCACACTGTCATTCTCTGGTTCTGTGCCTGCTGTTTCATGAAGCGCCTCTTGAATTTGTGGTTCATCTATAATTAACTGATTCAGAAACTGCATTGTATAAGTACGGTAGCAACATGGAGTGAGAAAGTAACAGTTAACTACAAAATAGGATAATATGCTCTAGACTATAGCCAATGTCGTGGGATATTTTGATGAGATGAATACAGGCACTAAAAAGCTCATATCGTACACTAGAATATCTTTTCAGAGCCCCTGTTTATTCATTTCTACATGACTACACCTATGTCACATGATAGTGTTTACCTTACCACTGGGGGGCTAGGTTACTCAACACCAGTAGTACGCACGGTTACCACACGATAACTGCGGCAAACTATGAAAAATCGgataaaattgattaaaaaaatcaaattattttttacatctGTGATAATTTGGTGCATTTACTGCACGGTTACCAGTACAGTATCCCGGCGGTATCGCCAAGTCTCATCTTCTCATGAATGGATGACCTGATGTTTGATAAATCAGTTCCTTTGCACACTAAATGTGTTATCTGGAAATAACAACTAGAAGCATATGGTGTTCCAGTAAACAGTAAATAGCTTTTAATAACTCACGTGTAATCCAACCAGTCACTAGCAAATTGCATCATGACTCCTCTAAGCTAATAgagataagaaaacaaaataatgatataaaaaaaccacATTTGACATTTCAACCAATAAGCATATAGGATACACCAAACTACTTATTTTCAGCAGAACAGTTGAGAAATATAGAATGCTTTGGGCAATAGACTTAACACATGACAGAATCGGCAATGGATATCTCATTAAGCCATTACCTCTGGTTGGTTAGCTTCATGTACACTCATTGATTCTGCTTGAATGGAAGTACCTGTGGCAACTGTTGATTTCTTGTCATCCTCACCAAAACTTGATTCATTTTGTATGACCGCTTGATTGTCATCCATCTGTAGCTCGTCTGCAGCAATAATACCATTTCTGCACTCACCATCACCTGGAACAACAGCCTCCTCCATCCCAACGGACACATTAGCCTCCTCTTCTATTATCTGATTATTCGCATTACCCCAATCCTCGTAGACGACTAGAGTGTTTGTTGTTTGACCTGTCTGTATGCTTCTATTAGGCCCATTGTGCCAATGCAACCTGCCCGACAAGTCTTGCAGCACGAACTTGTACTCAATCAAGCTGTTGGCTGGCAAATCCTGTGTACAGAGAAGAAATGAGGTGATGAAATACCTCAAAAGTAGAGTACAACATCAAACAATGTGCACAATGTGAGGCTCACTTTCTCTGCAGTCCAGTCGTGACCTTCCGACCAATCCAAAGTCGCTGCCTTTGACGGATCCCAGATGCCGAGCGCGGGGTCGTTGCCGACAAGGTGGAAGCTTTGGCCGAACGTGCACTCCTTCCTTAGCACAAATCTAACACGCACCGTCTTCCCAAGAACTGGAATCATCAGGCCGATATACAATAAGACACAATAGCCATCTCACCAGAGGTTTCCAGTTTTCACTATTTCCATATCCAAGCAGAGTAGAGGAGCTCACCATCACAGGGAGACGAGATTTCAGCAGAAGCCACACCGCCATGGACCTCCTCACCATCAGCCTGCAGCAACAGTAACCAGTGTGATCCTCAACCGCAACGTGATGCGCCAAATGGCCCAAACAAACGCAGCGATTTCGATTCTACGCAAGGAAGGTATACCCCGGGCGCTGCCGCCACGGCGCCCTCCTGCGCTAGCGAGAGCGGCTCGAGCCGTTCCGGGAGCGCGGCAACAAACGccctccgccggcggccgggcggggcGAGGCGAGCGGCTACTGCGCGCCGCTTGCcctggccggcgccgcggcagTATACCACCGCGGCCCGGACCTGCACCCGCGGCCCGCCAAGCGCGGCGGTTTCCATGTACGGGAGGGAGAAGGGGGGGTTGTTCTTCCGCCTAGGGGCAGCCGGGCAGGGGGCCGCGGAGCGCTTCACGAGGCGATCGATCGGggtggcgacgaggcgcgCGGTGGTGGGGCACGGGAGCACGAGGGTTTCGTGGATTTTTGCggtggggaggaggggagagtaCTGAGATCCCCTGGACAGGCGCAGCGCAGGCAAAGTTGGCAGAGGGGGGGAGGGCGACGAGGGGGTACAGGACAGGTGCGGCGCAGGCGCAGGGAGACGACGAGCGGGCACGGGCCCGGCCCTCGCCCCGATCGTCTCCTCGGCCTTCGGCTCCCGTTGGATCCCGCGCGTCTCGGTGTTCGGGAATCGGGATACCTCCGCTCCTGCCGTTACACGCGGCAACCTCACGGTTCCCGCGGGGCCAGCCAACCGGGAAGCTGGTGGACCTGGCAAGGCAAATCACGCAGTCCGCTCTACTGGCCAACCGGAATTTGAAGGCCCAAGGCCTAGGATTCCGAATTTTGCATCATTATATCAAGCCCATCCTCGGTCCAAAAAGGACCAAGATGTAGGAACGGTGGGAGCGTACTGCGTACAGTTCACCACGGGCGGCCGCCACTCGTACTCGCTCATGATTCATGAAGAGTAGCACGTCTACCGGTTTCAATGTCGCagctaattttaaataaaatttccttCATCGAAATTAGCgattaattactaaaataagTGATTAATTACTTTAAGACACattttactattataaaaaaaataatgattctATCAAAATTTCATATGTCGTTTCTTCAGCATATGTATTATTTTCCGTATCCTATTTGTAGTCCGAGCGCGATCTGTTTTGCGTGTCCGAGTACGATAACGCTAGCGACTGTGCGCGTCGCGGCGGTCGATGGGCCGTGGGAGTCGGCTGGGTTGCCAGGCCGCGTGGCACGCGCTGCGTCTTTTTTCGCCCGTCGTTCGTCCGTCAAAGACCAGCCTGAACGTGCAGTTTTTTCAAAACAGCTGAGAACAGCTGAGTCGATGAAACGATGCATGAAACAGCTACTCACAGTACAACATTTCATCGCACCATTTTCAAAGCTAAATAAAgaatttaattactgttaaaagtttaattgcaTGCAGAGAGTGTTTAATTACATAAAATGTCTCAAGTCCCTCAATGCAAGTTTCATTGTGTTACTGAGGACTCGGTAACGGTGACCCAAATGTTTTATGGCAATGAAACTAATTCCGTCTATCTTCTCGTAGTTTCATCTAAATATGCACTTTTGTATTAATGTTTCATCTATTAATGTGTATGATACCTCCATAAAACCTCCATTGAGATTGATCTCAGTATAACCACGACACGCGCCCATAGGACGAAGACACGTAGCTGGTATCCTAGTCCACCTAGAGCATCGTCTACCAGGAGCACTACAACACTCCAtcctatttgtaaataagaaCTTGAATagttatttgtaaataagatGATTATTTACTACTGAAAGaataattatttgaaaataagatGATCAATGTCAGATCTTGGATTTAGGGCTTATTTAGttcgtgaaaatttttgggttgaATGTGACATCGGATATTTGATTGAATGTCGGAAGAATATTTTggtaactaattaaaaaaaactaattacacatggGGTCAGAAAACCACAATAcgatttttaagcctaattaatcaatctgTCATTAGTCATGTGAGTTATTGTAGCtgttatggctaatcatacactaattagaCACAAAAGCTCATCTCACAAATTCTTTTCAAACCAtacaattagttattttaactatatttaatgttctatatatgtgtaaaGGTTTGATATGATGGGTGAACgtaaaaatttgggaactaaaaaGAGCCTTAAACCGGGTGAGAAAATACCACTATAAGAGCAACTTCAACAGCTTCATATCCTAACTtactatctctgtttttttataaattgtaaaaaaactgttttcaACAGTTTGCCATCcggatttttaaaatttagcaatttaTCATATTCTTTCGTTTACGCGTATATATGAGAGGCCGGATTTTACATGGCATCCAGAAGTACGACGCTGTTTTTTCTCGCGTCTCCGCCTAAAAAATTCACGTGcgacttttttcttttctgtggAGTACCGGCGTCGCTCTTGTCGCGGTCCAGtggccgagccgccgccgggccgCTCGCCCGTCCTGCGCCGCGGTCCCTCCGCCCTCCGCTGACGGTTCAAGCCATGCCGCGCGCCGCCTTCACGGCCGGCTCCACCGATGCCTCGCGCGCCGCCTCACCGCCCGGCCCTCGCGCGACCCGACAGCGGCGGGTTCTACGACCCGGCGCGCGTCACCCAGCTGTCATGGTGCCCCAGGTCAGCCATGCTTTTCTCACTCTTTCCCTTTGTTGAATGGTTTGGCGATTTTGCATCTCACTCACAGCCTCGTCGTTGTCGTCCCCTTTGCAGGGCGTTCCTCTACAGCGGCTTCCTCTCGCACGCCGAGTGCGACCACCTCGTCAATCTGGTGAGCTGCCGCTTCTTGGTGACGCGATGCGATATTGCGAATGCGAGGTTGATGTTGTTGTTATTGCGATCTTGATGCTTTTGTTGTTGGATTAACTGTGGTGCTAGGCGAAGGGCAGACTGGAGAAGTCGATGGTGGCGGACAACGACTCAGGGAAGAGCGTCATGAGCCAGGTGCAAACCAGCTCCGGCACCTTCTTGGCGAAGCACCAGGTCTGGCTTTGCTACTACAAAAAGAGATTGATTTAGTATTTGGTTTCAATTTCTAGCACCATTGTTTCTTGAGACCATTGGTTCATGGCGCCGGTTTTCATGGCTGTcatggcggggtggcgcggcgcgggggcacGGCCGGCGTCGCGGCGCGGAATGGGCGGCATGGAGCGACGGCAATCTGATGCGATCTTTCTTAACTTCAACTGTTTCGATAACTACATCTGTTTTTAGCAAATAAAATATCCCTAACTATTGAagataaaataacttttcttttgccatattgtttacaaacttactaaaacatcatatttggaAAACTATTTTTGTCTAACTGTTAGAGTTGCTCTAACAAACCTAACTAACTGGCTAGAtcctattttatttctatctTTGTTGTCTGTATATGTCACGATTGTATTTCCCTTAGTGcttaagaatttaaattacTGTTATCCGTAGCAACGCACAGATACTTttctagtaaaaaataaaatagagtaaATTGTATATGTACAATTATTGCACCTATTAGAGAATAACGTTAGCAACTCTTTTATTACCAAATGGATAAGTAATTAGGGACATCGAGATTATTGTACCTGAGTACCAATTTGTTTGAATTGATCGAAGTagtcatttattttggaacgaacGAAGTAATGAGTATCAGGTAGagtctttaaaaaaaagagtatcAGGTAGGACACAATCTTACAAGAACTGAAATGGTCTACTTGGCCTTGATGGCAATGACATGATGAAAATTCTCGATAAATTCCAATGTACCTGTAGCAGTGTTGTCAAAGAAATCAAAGATTCAGATCAAATTTCCAAGCACATGCGACTTATGCTGACCCCTATTTTTCACTCAACAATCCACTGTTATCAAGCTCTCTTTGAAACTAGAACCTTTGCTCAAGGTAGAAGTCAAAAGACTTGCTAAGAACTTAAACCCTTGCACTATATCCgtacgatatatttgcaaataagaaataatttgtgaataagcataatcagaagtgaaaagatgaggcggTAGTGTTCCTCTCACTTTGAATTGTTTGAACACCAAAACAATCACATATCAGAATGACAATACTGTCAAACAAGCTCATTTGTAACCTGTAAACTAACCAAACCTATCAGATTATGAAGACAATATCAGATGAGGAAATATCACTGCTACATTTAGGATTAACAATGGAGTTTTAGGATTAACAATGGAGTAGAATTTGTTCCTGTTTTCAGCAAGCCATAGAATTACCAGGAAAGTTGAGGCTTCAATATGTTAAAAACAGCTTGCTTCTTAGCATATCAAAAGCAAAAGTAGTTCCAGCTTCTGATGAGAATTCTTGAACATTTTAAAAGGAGGCTGATACCACAACCTGTAACCATtaacacttcaggtttcagtTACAATCATGATGAACAAATGTTTAAAGAGGTCAGCACAAAGACGTGACCTTCCACTCCAGATGACAAGATTAAGATCGAAGCTAAACATACAGATAAATACactccaaagtccaaacttCAGTATTACTCCATCCAGCATTGCATCTGAATCGCATTTCAGGCTATCTGGTAATAAACAAAATCTCCAGAATGAAAGTTAAGAACCGGGTTATTCacttttttcatgattttggAGATCCAAGCCAGTAACTTCATACATACAGAATGAAACAAGTAAACAGCAACGGAATTATGCTGTTGCAACTGATCCATAGCGTCAAAGAACTGGCTAGACGCCTACATGGCAAAATATTGAGCTTATTCCCAGACAGCAGTcaataatatacatataacCAAGAGAAGGAAACAACAACCAGAAATTCACAATTACTTAAGTAGATACATCAATCATACAACAGGGAGCATACTGAGAGTTACAGAAATCACCGGGGTCTTACGCCGACGGTTCACTCGGCTCGCTCGTCTTGGGCTGCGGCGGGGCCTTGGGGCCGCTGTCGTAGTCGACGACCTCGTCGTCGGTGACGGAGCGGGAGTGCTGGACGATGGATCGGCCGATGGAATTGATCcactcctccttctccttctcggAGTCGGCGATGAAGTACATGGTATCGGTCGGGGTGGAGAGCTCGAAGGCGAACTGGCGGTTGATAACGTCCTCGGCGCCCTTGACGGTGAGGCAGGTGGAGACGGGGATGACGCCGCGGGGCACCGACGCGCGCGTCACGGCGGCGTCCTTGAACCAGAACAGCCGCCCCTGCTTGAGCAcgaaccaccgccgccgccacgtctTGATGTACTCCCCCTGCTTGTTCAGCCACCCCGTGCGCTCCCCGCCGTGCCAGAACTCCACGCCTCCCCCCGCGTCGCTGCCGGccgcggacgacgacgaggagtcgCCGGCCGCTCCCATCACCGCGCGCCACAGGCTGGCCGCCATCTCGCCGGCGGATTTTGGGGATCGGGTGGGCGCTTGCGCCGGCCGGGGAGGGCCGGAGTCAAAATGGGTGGGGATTGCTCGTCGCTCCGCTAGATTCCGAGATTCGGCCGGAAAACAAGTCTCATCACAATCTCATCGCCTCATCACCGTGACGCCATCCCCACCCAACCGAGTGTAACCGGTTGATTGTTTGGTCAGAGTAGTTAAAATCGGACGGCCCAAACCACATAATTCCACGAAATCCTGACCGTTCAGTCCTCTACCATAGCCGAATAAGTTGTACGTGCCCGGTTCAGGACCAACTTGGTTAAACTTTggagttgtttagatggggctaaactttttagtctcatgtcatatcggatgtttagacactaatttgaaatatcaaatatagactaattaaaaaactaattttataaataagagctaatctgcgagatgaatttttttgaccctaattaatccataattagcaaatatttattgtagcatcgcataggctaatcatggcttaattaggctcattagattcgtctcgtaaattagtccaagattatgcatgagttttatttatagacaacgtttactatttataataaatgtccaaacatccgatatgagtCCCttgaaacaaacaccccttgGCACGACACGAGCATCGTAACATAAGTTACATGACCCATACAACTTTCATGATTCCTTTATATTCGCACATGTAACATGAACAGAAAAACCTACGATTTACAGCCCAAGTTCACATCCCAATTCCCAAACAAAAAGAGAACGACGCCGACACACATGTACCAAGGCCCCGCAGCAGACGGGAAATCTAGTCAGTGACCCACACGCTGTCCTACTATGGGTGAGCAGTTGTGCACCACACACGACGACGGGAAGCTCCTTGTCCCCatgtcgccgcccgcccggccggccggcgtcgcGAGCTGCCCTGCCACTCGATCGGTTGGCTAGTGGCGCGGCGGAGCCGGCATGGGCGCCCCCGGGGCGGTGTGCGCCTTCGGCGGGCACTGGTAGCACCTTGCGAAGAGGCCGAACGTGTCGATCTGCTTGATGAAGTTGGAGACGCTGGCCCAGCCGCCGAGGCCGAACCCGACCACCAGCACCCACGCCACGATGAACACGTTCACCACGAACATCCCGCTCCAGCTCGGCAGGAAGCGCGGCGGCTTCTCCGCCGCGTTCTGTTGCATCCAAATCAAAAACAACAACGTGTTAGCACGGGCAAAGTTTGGGCTCGACCTCTTCGTGGGTTCACGCCGTGCTGCCGGCCGGCGAACTGTGCGATAAGGTCCCTGGCGTTTGCCGGGGGCCGGCACGGCCGGAGAAAGACGGAGCAGCGACAGCGACCCGTCAGCCTGGGcgtccctgccgccgccgaccgatCGAGCAAGCGTACACGACCAAGTAACCGGCGCCAATCCGCGTGGCCGCGCCGTCGTTGTTGCGGGGCACCAGAGGATGAGCATGTCGGTATCAGACGGGCGCGCCGGAGCAGCAGCGCTAGAACGCTCTCGGCATGAGGGTGCTGTTCATGGCTTCGTGCGTGTGGCACTAGTGATATTGACAGTGCATAGTGATGGTGGTAGGGTGGCCCCAGTTAGGGACAGGATCCGGCCATGCCATATCTGCACAGTGCTTAGCAATAATCCGTGCCAATCCAGCCACCGTTGCTCATAAAGTGCATCAGCCAAGCAGAAGAGATTCTTGGTGTAACGGCGTGTTTGTGTCATGTTGGCACTGGTGCAGGGTGACTGATAGCCCGATTTAATACTCGGACAATTTAATGGTAAGTAAAGAAAACCCAATGGCACTACTGTGCTTACCAAtctggcggaggcggagcgaTACGTGAGGATGTGGGCGAGGGAGGGGATGATGTAGACGGTGAAGCTGACGAGGAGCGCGCCGACGGCGGAGTTGATGGGGCCGAAGAAGGGGAAGATGATGGCGAGGAACCAGATGGGGACGACGAGGGGGAGGCgggcgagggcgcggaggaggacgcTGCGGGTGCCGTGCATGCCGATCACCTTCTCCCACACGAAGTAGAGCGGGGTGCACGCGAACCCGAACGTGATGAACTGGTGGATCAGCATCAGGAtcaccgccgcgtcgcgccaccCGGACCGCGGCAGCAGCGAGAAGGCGTTCGAGTGCGTCAGCAGCGCGTCGCCGAACGCCCAGtacatggccgccgccgacggcagcGTCAGCGTGAACACGTACAGCGTCGCCACGAGGTAGATGTACTTGAACTTCTGCGGCTTCCACATCGCGTGCATGATCTCGCTGCACACGCAGAGTTAATCGAGTCTCGTTACACTTGTTCAGACGAAATTGAATCAATCGTTCAACAGCATAAATTTCTACCAAAGCTACATGCATGCTGAGATCAGATGATTATTATTCAAAACAAGGAAGTATTCATCTTAAAGCCAATAAAATGTTTGTTAGTATAAAGTGAGAATCAGCTATGCTTGGAACATAACGTACTAAACGGGCTTTTTCATACACATGCCAAAAATAATGTAAGAACTTTACTTTATGTTGATTGAATGATAAGAGATCAAGCTGGGGGGGCCAGGTAGTGCTTATCCTAGTCAGGATATTTACAAGGATTAGGACACGACTACACGAGGAATCTCCCATTATCCCTAACTTTCACTACTTCATTCAGCTGCACACGCGCCTCCGGTGAAGCTATCTAAGTAAACAGAGGGACCGACAAATACGACCAAATAAGCTATTTGCCGATTACATTAAGAATCTAACACTCAGCTCAGGTAATG
Encoded proteins:
- the LOC102708247 gene encoding uncharacterized protein LOC102708247 isoform X2 encodes the protein METAALGGPRVQVRAAVVYCRGAGQGKRRAVAARLAPPGRRRRAFVAALPERLEPLSLAQEGAVAAAPGADGEEVHGGVASAEISSPCDVLGKTVRVRFVLRKECTFGQSFHLVGNDPALGIWDPSKAATLDWSEGHDWTAEKDLPANSLIEYKFVLQDLSGRLHWHNGPNRSIQTGQTTNTLVVYEDWGNANNQIIEEEANVSVGMEEAVVPGDGECRNGIIAADELQMDDNQAVIQNESSFGEDDKKSTVATGTSIQAESMSVHEANQPELIIDEPQIQEALHETAGTEPENDSVATYADDGYAESTDDDGVPVENRWTGAFEHELLWGWKALQQLLMSLGFKMNTS
- the LOC102708247 gene encoding uncharacterized protein LOC102708247 isoform X1; the protein is METAALGGPRVQVRAAVVYCRGAGQGKRRAVAARLAPPGRRRRAFVAALPERLEPLSLAQEGAVAAAPGADGEEVHGGVASAEISSPCDVLGKTVRVRFVLRKECTFGQSFHLVGNDPALGIWDPSKAATLDWSEGHDWTAEKDLPANSLIEYKFVLQDLSGRLHWHNGPNRSIQTGQTTNTLVVYEDWGNANNQIIEEEANVSVGMEEAVVPGDGECRNGIIAADELQMDDNQAVIQNESSFGEDDKKSTVATGTSIQAESMSVHEANQPEFLNQLIIDEPQIQEALHETAGTEPENDSVATYADDGYAESTDDDGVPVENRWTGAFEHELLWGWKALQQLLMSLGFKMNTS
- the LOC102705627 gene encoding pleckstrin homology domain-containing protein 1-like; the protein is MAASLWRAVMGAAGDSSSSSAAGSDAGGGVEFWHGGERTGWLNKQGEYIKTWRRRWFVLKQGRLFWFKDAAVTRASVPRGVIPVSTCLTVKGAEDVINRQFAFELSTPTDTMYFIADSEKEKEEWINSIGRSIVQHSRSVTDDEVVDYDSGPKAPPQPKTSEPSEPSA